TCGGATGGTACAAAAGTCTGGACcgttttcagaaacaaaatagcTTTTGGCGTTTCTTGGAGTCAAGCTGAAAATAACGTCATTTACTCATCAATTGGGCCGATATTTGAATCAGCTAAAATGACAGTGCAAATTGCAAGAATTTCATTCGACAAAACACAACTTGAGAATGAGGATGTAGGCCAAATTTCAGCTGAAGTTAAGATGTTAACTAAAGAAGATTCCGGTAACAACGCGTTCCCGTCATGTTCACCGGACGGTAAAGAAATAGTTTTTCGATCAGGAAGGTCAGGTTATAAGAATCTGTACATAGTTGATGCTGTCAACGGAGAATTTGATGGTAAAATTCGTCGATTGACAGAAGGACCGTGGATTGATACAATGCCGAGCTGGTCACCCGATGGAAAACTCATTGCATTCTCTTCTAATAGACATAATCCAGCTGATGAGGGATGTTTCAGCATTTATTTCGTTAATCCAGATGGGACGAACTTATGCCGGTTTTTTATCCAAGGGATTGATGAAGAACAGGTCAACAGAGAAAGAATTAACCATGTTTATTTCAGTCCTGACTCAAATTGGCTTCTTTTTACAGCAAATTTGGGAGGTAATTCAGCTGAGCCTGTTTCGCTTCCAAATCAATTTCAACCATATGGAGATCTGTATATAGTGAAGGTGGCTGATGGAAGTGGATTGCAGAGGCTGACATGTAATGCATACGAAAATGGTACGCCTACTTGGCACTCTGGAAGTGCCAACTTGGATAAGGAATTGTTGGCTTCAAAAGAGGGTGAGAAATTGAAGGGACAATTTGCTGAACCACTTTGGATAACTTTTGACATTTAACAAGTTTTTATAATTTGCAAATCAATGTGTGTGCTTTTGAAGCGTAATAATATGTAATCTGGAGTGGTAGAAGTTGAATTAATACACTTTAGAGTTTTGAGATTTAAGCTTGACTAGCAATAAAAACTAAATTACAGCACGGGTAAATTGTATCTAGCGATAAAAATTCCTGAAGGGTACCTTGTAGGTCCATCTGCTTGTGAATAGCTTCAAGGTAGATTGCCAACCAGGTAACAGAAAATAGCTGCAACACAAGGAAAATAGGAGGACAGTAAGCTTTTAACTTTACCAGAACTGCTTAATGAATCAAATAACAGGAGTCCGTTTCACCAATAAATGTGAACAATATGATTTTGAAACAGTGAAAGGCTATCATCGTGTATATCCACAGAGAGCTTCAGAATCTTTTTCACTTGAGAGCTAACAattgattacaaaaaaaaaaagagaaaagcatGGCCAACTGATATCACTGCAGCTCGAATAGGTAAAAATATAAGGAACATGGCATCCATAATACATTTAGCAGTAGTGTGTTTACATAGCTAGTGTTGGTTACTTATCTAGGTTAGATGACGCCATTGTAAACAAACTCAGCCCGAAAATTCTTGTGTTAAGAGATGATGGAACTTGAGATCTAACTGAACCAGACTTAACCGAATGGAAAATTAGTACAACTGTCGGAGTGGACAAGAAGTGTGTGACCAGAATTTATGTGTAAACTCATCCAACGAAATTGTTCTGTATCCAAATAGCAGGCAACAAGGTATCTTACTCATAGACCCTTCCCATGGAGAAAGAAAAGATAATATTGACGACAAGCGCTAGATAGCTCTAATGTCTCAGGTTACTGGTCACAAACACTCCTAGAGTCGCCAATCTTCCTTCCTCTCGGGGAAACCTCTGTTAAATGAACTTTTCAAAATGAAGGTCATTAAGATCACAGCTGCCAATGAAGCAGTTAATGGTGTTTAGGTACACTGTTGTAAATTTACTAGCATTACGTCGTTTTTTTCCCTATGACATATAGTACTACTAGGACAAACCAAAATTGTCTGTGCCACATTTCAAGTGCTAAGTTATGTAGTAGGTCATGGAAAACCTCAAGCTAGTGAGGTGCTTTGTGAAATCTCAGTTGATGCAATTCTGTAAAAATCTAAATCTTTGACCATATGGGCAAGAGTTGTATTTCAATGTTcagaagaaataagaaatggaaagcATAGACCAAGATAAAATCTAAGATCAAAACGCTATAGGAAGATAGTAAAAGTCAAATAATGTGCCTATAAATGCTTCAAAACTATGGTATCTCATATTCAATGCTAATACCGCAGCAGAAACAAGATCGTTAAATGCAAATTTAGCACCAATTGCAGTCATGAATGGTAGTTAATGACAGAATGCAAAGGTGTTACCGAAAAGAACCCTGCTCGTAGGTTCTTGTGAAATTTCTTGATGAATGTAAGCAATTTTAGGTGTAGCATTTTGTTCAAACTAACATAACAGGATTGGTTGCAGTATCAGTCCAAAATAATACTCCTTAACTATCAATTTGGATACCTAACATTGTATAGTAATGTTTAGAAACAAGATGAAAATGCATTCCGTCGATACTGCCAGGAAAGCCCTCACTTTTTACAATTGTGTCAGCATTCACTTATTCAACTTCGATGCATAAACGAAATAACAAAGTGCGGAGTTAGCAATATAGCTTACCCTAAAATAAGAGAGTAAGAAAACACTCCCATAAAATTGGACTGATGGTATAAGCTATAAAGACATAACAAGAGTAGCCTACATATATTACTCCCTGAGACAATGTCATTAACATTTAGGTACAAAAAGAATCTGAACGAAGATTACCAGATTATAAGTAGGTATCCAAGGTCTCATCCTCCTACAGCTGGTTGAAAGGCTGATCATGGCTTTGTCTCCTCAAATTCAACTGACTCCATTATCTTCGCATCTtcttcccctaattctttcaacGAAACTAAAGTGTTCTTGTGAGGAAATACTCCACCAAACCGTTCTGTAAAATCCACAAGTGTTTTCGAAGTTGAAGCTTCTAGGTCGTTAATGTTGATACGGCTACCATTGTAAGTTAAGATATTGCAACTCTTCGTTAAGGCAAATGATTCGCTGTCAAAAATTCTAAACTCTTCGCTCCAACACATTGACGAATGTCCTTCTCCCTCTTTGGTGCCATGATTATCATACTTCTTTTTTAACAGCCGCACGTCCGAACATTCAGCCTCGTTGACAATCAGATTAATAGCAAAACACAAATACCCATTCAAAACCCCTAGTTCatattgatcttcagaatcatagTCTGGTGGCAAAGGAAGTGACATATATTCACAAAACTTTTCCTCAGCCAAATCGAATGGAAAGATCCTTTCTAATCCATAGTCCAGCCAATAAAGAACTCCACTGGCAAAGATACCTTCTCCCCAATATCCTCCGGTTCCAAAATTGTCCTTTCCAAGGTTTCTCCATCCATTTCCATTCCCTAGAGTGTATATGTGAACTTCCATAAACTCGTTCTCAGACATTTTATTGTTACAACTTTATACTCACTGGTTGAGGCAAGATAACCAAATCCGGTCGCCCAAACATTCATGGTAAATGTCTTAATTTCTGGAAGCATAATGTACTCTCTTGTGATGGGGTTACAAATAAATGTTTCTGTTTCAGAGAATTTTGAAGTAAGACAGATCAAACCATTGAACGAACCAAGAAAGGTACTACCTCCCCCAAACGGAGATTTGAGATTAACCtttctaattttctcaattgattcatgattctcatcatattcaaaatactgaaaattaTGATTCCCTCTCCCATCAAAAGAAGTCCAAGCAATGAAACCCAACTTACCAGAATCAGCCACAGGATGATTGAGATGATGACAATGCATCTTGGAGAACGATGGATGGCGAACTAGACTTCTCCAATTCGTGCATACCAATTTGCTTTCGAGCACCGACTCGGTTGGAACTCTACTGATAATTTCCAATGTAATCTCTTCCGTTAGAAGATTGAAATACTCCATGAAAACCCCTTTTAGTTGAGCAGAGAATGATTTACAGAGAGGATTCTAGGGTTTAAGAAAGAGCAGTGTTGCGCGGGACGCTTTAATAAGCAAGCAGTTTTTTAACCGTAGGATTATATTATAGACGGCTGGATTACATTTACTTGGTTTTTCACAAGAACTATAGCTGGCAGAGACAGACTTTGAAGTATTGGAGATATgaccttttaattttattttatttcctcaTGCGTCCTTTTAACTTATTTCAAGTCTGATGGTTTATTTTCAATGGATGCggtcttcttctgcttcttgcACTGCACCTTTACCTGCAACAAAAGCATAACCAAACTCACCATCACCAATAATTTTACCAATAGAATACTTTTCATCAAAATCTTTGTCATAACCAAAATCAGTCCTTCTTAATCTCTTTGTATTTCTAGCTCTTGccttttgctttgctttcatcaaTCAGTAGAGGAGGCTGAAATTAAGAAAAAGGGAATTTTTAAAAGGACCCATCTCTAGTAACAAAAGTTTGCCAGCTGTGTATTATTGGAATAGCATAATTTATTCTAATCCAACGGCTGGTGAAAAGATCCTACGGCTAATAATCTGCCTGCTTATTCAAGGGTCCTGCGCAGCTGCGCGGGACAGCACTGCTCTTTAAGAAATAGTGATTTATGTTTGGCTGAGGAAAGAAGAGGAAAGGTGAGAAATGAACCCAATGGTGAAGAAACCGACAATTTACAGTGGATCTAAAATTTATCTCGTAACTGTTTAAACGGTTATTGTTTCGGAAAAAAACGTCATTTTCCGTTTCACACTTATATGTGCCGAAACCCAGAAACAGTACGGAAGAAAAATTGTGTCGTCAAAAAGAAAATCTACAACAGTGTTAATgttcctagtttaattgggggccataaaaTCCAATTGGGGACCATGACATTTTATTTGCACCCCAAAATTTTTAGGGACGTATTCATTTgattatgaaaatattattttaccTTTGACTAAttactttttttcttcaaataacgACCCTTCACAGACAATAACGACTTTAAGGGTCatcatatactccctccgtcccactcctaaatgacctatttgaaatttgcacaatttttaaggcaagcaaggaaaataacatttttaatcattttttacaattatacccttatgaataataactagtgaaatttaaaaatggtttatctctcaaaatactccacggatgttcgcaaatttcatacaattgaaaagcattttaaaacacctacgtaacgaatataaacatgcctatcaaattatacatatttcatatattatttataattaactaaaaggataattccggaatatctcattgtttagtgatataagtcacttatcattgggacaaaatctaaaatcaaataggtcacttaggagtgggacggagggagtacataaTAAAATCCTTGACTAATTAATGTTGATTCAGGTACACTTGAGTTTTGTATTTTTGCTGTTTTTTCTCTCAGAAATTACGGTCGTGCAAACTTTGGGGACACAGTTTCTTTATTCAGGTGTGCTCTTTCGCAACCAAAACGAAGTGCAGTTTTAGCAGCAGGCAGGTCAAGAGTGTGGCTGTCCAGGTTCAGTAACTAACCTGGATATCTCAAATTTTACGTCCTTTGCAAATCGAAAATAACGTTCTTATTCATCCAAAATGACCGTGCAAATTGAAAAAATCTCATTCAACCAAACACAACATGAGGATGTAGATCACAAGATCAGCTGAAGTTAAGATGTTGACTAAAAAAGACTCCAGCAACAATGCGTTCCCGGCGTGTTCGCTGGACGGCGAATGAATTAGTTTTCCGATCAGGAAGGTCAGGTTACAAGAAAACGCTATGTAGCTACCATGCACCAGGAGCACAACTGGTTTCAGTATCAGTATAGAAAACGCTATGTAGCTACCATGCTACAACTGGTTTCTGAAGACCTTATCTAGCTACCATGCTAAAATTCATTTGAACTCGAACCTTTCCGAATTCAATTCAATGGACCTTTATGTGAACTATGGCATTCAATGTTTATGTTTTATAACAACTAGCTACTAACTGGATATTTCTCATCAATATGGAAGTAAGCAGTACAGTCACAAACAAACTGCTTACTTCGTATGGCTGTCTAGATTTGTCCAGTTGGCTAAAATGGATCAGACTGAGCTTGGGCTTATGAGTGATCGCTTTTCAATGCAGTTATCCATTACCTATGGAATGCTTCGAGTTCTCCATTACCTGAGAAAAATGATCTTGTCAATTGTCAGTTGTCAGTATCGGTGGAAGCAACTTTTCCCTGACAGAAGGTGCAATACCAAGATTATTCTTGCTGACAGAGCAAGGGAAGATTCGTTTCCATTATACTAAAAATCAGTTTTCATCAAACTACCCAATCATTATTCAAAGTGTTAGAGAGAAGACTATGTTTTCGTGCGTGCTTAGACAACCCTAGTTCGCAACTCTGTACGCCTAAAAGTTGTTTAAGTTGCTTGAATTGGGTATGAGTTTTCATGTACTTTATGGAAACGACATATAAATGTAAATGCAAGAACATCGTAAGCAAGGGCGTTTAAACATGTACCTTTTCAACAGCATTGTACGACTTGTGAGAATGCTAAATCCTTCTCTAAAGCTTACGTGACCCTTCTGAAGTTCCAGGGGCACACCTCAAATGAGCTTTGGGTCATATTGAAAAAACATCGGGACAAACGTTTTTCAACAGTTCTCTCGAAAAAAAGATGTCACATTTGGATCACCACTGGTGCATTCTTCAAAACCTGTCAATAAATTCCGGGCTGGTTTCACCCAAAATTCAAAAACATGAAACCTAAAGCTAATAATAATACATAGTCAATTCGCATTTTTTGGATCACCAATCCTAGCTTAGTTGATGCCACTGCATCCATTGTGAACAGACTCACCCAAAAACTCGTGTTAAGAAATGATAAAACTTGAGATCTTACTGAATCAGAGTTAACCAAATGGACAATTGGTACAACTGTGGAAGTAAACATGAACTGTTTAAGTAACCACAATTTATGTGTAAACTCATCCATTCGGATGATGATGTCAAAATCCTTACTGTCAAGGAAAATTGTTCTGAATCCAAATGGTAGACTGCATAGCATCTTGCTTATTGATCCTTCCCATGGAGATGAAAAAGAATCATATTGATGACTATCAATTAGGCTGCTTGTAGTTAATGACAGAACGGAAACACCGTATCATAGAGAACTCTGTTTGTAGGTACTTGTGAAATTTATTGATGAATTAAGACAAACTTCTGTGTAGTTTTTTATTCAAACTACCATTTTAGTAAAAAGATAGTGACACAACAGTATCATAACAGGATTTGTTGAATATACATATAAAAAATACCAATTTAGATACCTAAAATTGTCTAGCAAAAAACCTTTAGAAGCAAGATGAAGATATATTCATTCGACACTACTGGGAAAGCCCTCACTTTCTGCAATTGTGTCAGCATTTACTTACTCGACTCCATGAGCATAAACGAAATAAGTTACTAAAGTAATGATATTCTTCCTTTGAGATAAGGTCAAGTCACTAACAAATTGCAGAGTTAACAAAGCAACATAGCTTAACCTAAAATAAGAATGCAAGAAAATACTTCCATAATGTTGGATCACGATATAAAGACATAGTAACAGTAGTTTCCATATATTAGTCACCAAGACAATGTGATTAGCATTTAGGTTCACACTTCACACAAAGGTTACATGTTATCTGATTTCAAAATGAATCTGATTGAAGTTTACCAGATAATACGTAGTATCCAGAGTCTCATCCTCCTACAGCTGGTTGAAATGCTGATCATGCCTTTCTGTCTCCTCAATTTCAACTGACTCCATAATCTTCGTATCTtcttcccctaattctttcaacGAAACTAAGGTGTTCTTGTGGGGGAATACTCCAATAAAACGTTCATTAAAATCCACAATGCTTTTCGAGGTTGTAGCTTCTAAGTCGTGAATGTTGACATGCTTATGTTTGAAAGTTAAGacagtgttatacttcgtaatggCAAATAAATCTtggtcataaaccctaaacacttcACTCCAACCCAATGACTGACGTTCCTCTCGCCCTTCCATGCCACGATTATCATTCATCTTATTCAATAGCCACACGTCCCAACATTCAGCACCATTGACAGAAAGATTAATACCAAAAGACAAACACCCATCCAAAACCCCTAgttgataataaccctcttcATCAAAGTCTAGTGAGAAAGGAAATGACAGATGTTCACAAAACTTTTCCTCGGCCAAATCGAAG
This is a stretch of genomic DNA from Papaver somniferum cultivar HN1 chromosome 1, ASM357369v1, whole genome shotgun sequence. It encodes these proteins:
- the LOC113315892 gene encoding uncharacterized protein LOC113315892; this encodes MSENEFMEVHIYTLGNGNGWRNLGKDNFGTGGYWGEGIFASGVLYWLDYGLERIFPFDLAEEKFCEYMSLPLPPDYDSEDQYELGVLNGYLCFAINLIVNEAECSDVRLLKKKYDNHGTKEGEGHSSMCWSEEFRIFDSESFALTKSCNILTYNGSRININDLEASTSKTLVDFTERFGGVFPHKNTLVSLKELGEEDAKIMESVEFEETKP